Genomic DNA from Salvia miltiorrhiza cultivar Shanhuang (shh) chromosome 1, IMPLAD_Smil_shh, whole genome shotgun sequence:
TCAACATGGATCACGAAGAACCAAGTTGGTGGGTGTGGGTCACAGATGATATGGTCCCTAAAAATACTGAAGAGAAGAGTGGAATCGACAATGAAAATTATGTAATTGTAACTGAGGAGCATGTGGTGGATGGAGTGGCTACCTTTATGGCTAGATGCATCTTGGCAAACCCAAAATCCATGGTTTGTAACCTGACATTGATCTGCTTTTCCATTGTTTATCTTTTTATGAGACTACACATTGTTTAGCCTCACAACTAATGCTATTTCTCTGGCAATGCAGAATTTGACTCCTTTGGAGCTACAGCAAGGTAGGATCATCTTCCTGATTCTGAGAGCAATTTGATGCTcctcgccacccccaccccctcAGACGAGCATATGCCATATTTGGTGCCTATctcatatatattttatatcttGCAGCCTTAATGAAAGCGCTGAAAGGCATGAATAAATTAGAGAAAATGATAGACATTTGGCATGCTGGGAAGTTATTTTACACCCTAGCCATGTGGGGTCTTACCCTAGCGAGGTAAGTTCTGAATTCTAAGAGCAATTTTGCTCAGTTAAATTCACTGTGATTTGTATTTACCCTCGGAAAGTGCTGCATCTCTGGAACATCCAACTTGGTAGTACTCAGCCTGGTATAATTCTACTTGCACTAATGTCTAGCTCAGACTTAGGCTTATGTGTAGTCCAGATTGTTCTAACTCACCTAGCTTCAATTTGGCCAGCCTCAAACTGAATAGTTTGTACATAAATGCTAACGTCCCAAAGCTTGCATAAGGCTGATATAACTGGAAACAGCACAGTCATAAATAGAATGACGGAGCAGATTCTCCCAAATTTCTCTTTTTCAATTTCTAAAGTAAAATCGTGATCATTTTCAATGACGATTCTCCATTAGGTTAGTAAACAGCAGtttagtttttctttctttattttgtgGATGTGATTTTAGTTCTGATAGATATTTTGATCCCTTTTGGGCTGAGGTTCATGATCTTATTCGTCTTTTTGGTTGAGATGTACAGAGAGTAAGTTAATCTTATTGGTTGAAACTCCATTTTGCAGTTTATACCAAGGTCGTGCTATTCTGAGACTCGCTACACTCGGGGTTCACCACTCGAGCAAAGCAGCTCTGCAGATCCTATAAGAACTGGATTTGTCTTCTTTGAATACCAACTGTAATTATTTTACTTTCTTCGAATGTACATGTGTAAAAATGGCTGCAAGGATTGGATTACTCTTCTATGTATGTTCTTATTGTTTGATTTCTTCCTGTTTCGCTTTTGTAAAAATCTACTTGTTCATTGTCAAATGTACATAAAGTGTGAataatttgatgaaatttcGGACTCAATCGCCATGATTATGCTGTCTGAAAATGGTTATGAAAGAAccaaggtttttttttttttttttttaatgaattgaTATTATAAATAAGGCAATGGTACAGAAGTACCAAACCAAAAACAAAGtccaacaagaaaaacaaagaaagcCACTGCTAAGAAACATGAGAGGGTAACATTCCTGTATCAGAGTTTGAAGCTGAATTCTCAAGTCTTACAGCGATGAACCAGGATCTAAAATCATCAGGTGCTGTGTTCATATTGTATGCCTGCTTCCAGCTCCATAGTCTCGATTTAATGTCTGCCACCATTTTTCCTTTATCCCACTTTCCATTGTTGAAACGGAGTTCATTCCTTTCTTTCCAAATACTCCAGACTGTACAGATCCACACTCCAACCAGAAAATGAGCATCCTTTTTGTGACCAATATTTGTGAAGGCCAAATACTGATCAATCGCATTTGATTGAAGGACCGACTGCTTTCCAAACCAAGAGAGTAATTCGTACCAGATTTCTGCAGATTTTTGGCAGGAAAAGAATAAATGATTGGTGTTTTCAGGTGGCACTTGACATAAAGCGCAAATATGTTCTGAGTTCGGAAAAGGCACCTTCCTTTTCAGCAAATTGTCGACAGTCGCCATTTTCCCGTTCATGATCCTCCACGCTGTAGTTTTTGCTTTGTGCGCTGTCGGGGCTTTCCAGATTCTCTTAAAATCTAGTCCTTTGCTCATAAAGATTCCATTTGGAGTTGCTTTCCATTTCCAGCCGTCGGGTTTTCCTTCATTTACTATGGAGCTGTTGATTAATGACAAGAGATCAGCCACCTGATCATTCTCTCTATCAAGCAACATAGGGACCAAATCCAACTTCCTTCATTCCAATTCCCCATGCTCCTAATTGACCCTCCCTGATTAATGCTAAGGCCAAACAATCTTGGATATCGGTCTCTCAATCTCTTATCCCCAATCCAGCAATGATgccaaaaataaatagaatCTCCCCCCAACTTGCACCTCCATGTTCTCCCTAAACCAGCTCCCTTTTACCCCCCAGCTTAACCTCAGAACCTTTTTCCACCAACCCGCCCTCATATCCCGATGCCCATCGATCCTAAAGCCTCCTTCATCCCAATTCATTTCTCCCTTACATGCCCTAACCACTCGAGCCCATAAAGAGTCTTTCTCAGTGAGGAAACGCCATATCCATTTGGCCATCAAAGCCTTGTTAAACCTTTCCATATCTATTGAAACTCATTTATGAATGTCTTCATCTCAATATTAGCAATTAGCAATTAGCaatcatgatcatctcaatACATAAAGTTTTAATTCAAGGGCTTATAAGACAGATTCCTAAGTTTAATATCATCAATCGATCAATTCCCCTTGTAATGAGAGTATGCGCCTCACTTCATCAGCAAGGTCTCTAACATGCTTGTCTTCACATCCTGCAGTTAAAAAGCGCAAAAAAACGACAAAAATCATGAAACTACACTCATTAGATTAGATGAAATTAAAGGAAAATATACAGCCCATCTTACCTATTTGGATAAGGGCACTTTCCAGCTTGAAGAGGTACTCTCTGTTTGGTCCTGAAGGGCCTTTTGCCCTAACTATTTGACTGCAGAATCAAGAATGAAGAAACTGAGATCGAAAATATCGAGGCATACAATCCCAACATCTAAATCAAATCCTGCTAAATGGTATGACGGGTCAAGAGGATATCTGGATCTAGGTCTTGACCCGTTAGACAGTCTTACACAAGATTCTCTCAAGACACAAACTTGCGGTAAGAGACGCTAATTGCTGTCTTAACTAATCAAGAACAATGCGTACATGGCAATTTCTTCGAGCGAGGCAGGTCCCAGATAGTTCTGGTTGAGCTTCTTGTCTGCAGATGCTATGTATCTGAACAATCAGAAAAATGTGAGAGTTTTTCAGAAAGACACAGTTAGCTGTAGTAGATCTCAGTAACCTCTGCAACTTACACCATAACATTGGAGACGAAAGGGGTGGAAGAAGCAGCGTCCTGCAAATCAAACAACGAACTCTGATATACATTAAATGAAACCTCAATGACTAGTTTTGAAGTAAAGAAGTGATCTCACTGTGAAGAAATCAACATAAGCTTTCATGTCGTACTGCTTCTCTCTCACCTCAAGATGCTACAGACAACAAATGGTACTAAGTTAAGGAcatgaagaagaaaataaaatgattgatcattaaaagaaaaaaagggatCTTGAATCTTGATGGATTTCAAGCTCCAAACCTCCAATGCAGTTAGTTGATCTTCCTTGTTGACTATCTTGTACGCAGCACCCCACTGTAGTGCATGTTGTAGACTAGTCAAAAATTCATATAATCGCGAAAGAATTTGATGAAACTTTGCACGAGATGAAGTAAGAAAGAGATGAATTCAGAAATGGGATGGATTGGATTCATTAAAATGGTGCAATCACCACAAAAATTAATCAAGATGATGAACGGTGATGTTAAATGCAGAAACTGAGATCAGCTTCAAGATTGTTACCTGCATTATACAATGAACGAAAGGTCTCAACTATACTAGATGACGAGATGATAATGGTTGGTAAAACCATCTCAAGAAATTGTGATCCAAATCAGATTCATCCGTACACTCACATGTCAAGGCCTAGATAAGGAAGATTCTCTTTTGTTTTCATCATTTCACGAATGCAGGCGAAAATGAATCAAAGTATCTATTACAATAACTAAATGTTTGTTTAGGAAATAAACAATACTTCATTAATAGATAGGAAAATGTGATCTATTAATCATTTCACTCCTATACAAGAGTCAAGATATCATAAACACACACAATACATACTACAAAAACTGGCATTGAAACTACACGCTCCGATATACTGAACAACAAATTGCTGAAGCACAGGCTCAAACTCATTAGAAATgatgaaaaaaaagagagagaaaagaagagaaGCTTACGCAGACTTCGCCCTTTGCAGGTTCCAACGTGACTGTTCTTCCAGGGAACTCCGGTGTTCCTCTATGATCCGTGCTTCCTGCAAAATGTGAAAAACCAATCATAAATTAGTATTGCAGTTCTTGAATCATGGATCTTAGGGGTAACAAAATGTAAAAGCCAAGCACACATCAGTATTGCAGTTCTTGAAATCATGGATTTTAGGGGATTAGATGTTAAAAACAGCATAAATGAATGCTTTAACAAAGAGTTACCATTCCACTAGGCTTGTAGATTATAGCTCATAACCATCACTTACGCTTTTCCCAACCCAAaactccacacacacacacacgcatatAAATAGGGAGTTGGTTATTGTGAGAACTATATTTACTGCATTCGTTGTGAAACTTACTGCActcagaaaaaaaaaggaaaatttcaCCCCTTATGGAATTCGAACTCAAGCgctgcattcatccatcaaggAGATGCATTTTCTGTAGAATTGAAGGACTGAAAATAGTTGTTCGTTCTCAAATGATTAAGGATTCTCAATAGGAAAAGGTTCAAATGACAACCTTTAATTATTGTGAgaatggagaaccattttcagtcattcgattgTCAAGATCTATGGTGAACACATCTCCTTGATGAATGAATGCGCCATCTGAGTTCCCATAAGGGGcaaaattccatttttttttcagtGAAGTTAATTTCACAACAAATACATTACTTTCAGTTAAATGTTGTCACGTTCTTACAAATGTAGTTTTCAAGATAAcaacccctatatatatgtcaCAAAATTTGTAGgcaaatattgaaaaatacaGTCAACAGTGTCATCTATGTGCTTAAACTCAGCTTACATATATCAAAATCAGGCAACGAGTTTAGGCAGAGAAAATAAAAGAGGTAGAATATGAACAGTTTTTCACTGTCTGCATTCATAAAACattgaaaatttgataaaaatagcatgaaatttaagaaattaatgaTGAAGAACATCTAGCTCCACACCACATCAGATTTATTACAGTAGAAGAAATTAAACCTTGGTAGAAGACACGGCGGTAATCCTTGATGAAACCCACGACCCGCTCATCGTAAGGGAAGCCCGCTTTCCATATCAGCGACCCGTACCCGAATACCCACATCGCCAAGATTCCtactttttatgtttttctcTCACTCAATCTGGAGCAGGAACCGCAGCCCAGATGAGCGAGAGAGCAGAGAAGAAGATCTTCTACAGCACGCAGCAGAAATAGGAGCGAATCATTGAGAATTTTATATAAAGATCGTGCCTTTTTGCGATTCGTGCAGCTGGTTGGTAATTCAGTTGATCATTATTAGCCCAACGTCAGGGAACTGTGATTTTGGGGTTTCATAAAGTTTGTGAATCCAAGTTTTGATGGGCTTGGCCCGTTTCCACCTTCATACCCTAcaattctttatatttttatttttttatactataattttcTTAAGATATACTGTACTATTTGTCTCTTTATATGGGTGAGTTCACATTATAaatcctttattttattttttttcaataatgagttatataatataattaataaaataaaataatttaaattatttaattaataaaataatttatttaattaaatatttgatttgtatGATTCGATTCATGATAGATGTCGAGTAGGTTGTTCGTCGATGTACTTTAATCCTTCCGGCACTTCAGGTGCCttattttcttttgttcttTGAATGAATTCtcttttctgataaaaaaaaaaaaacttaactTGCGCTCTAGTCATGCAATTAAAggattatttattataaatactgGATTGGTTACTTAATCATCTTCTAATCTTATCTACCCTATCAAATGCTTCATAAATGTTTAATCACAAAAATACACGCTTTACCAATAGATCACACCTCTGGAAAATATAGTAGTATATtttttagtgtgtgtgtgtgtgccaATATCttataatttcttattttttatttgaaatttttagAACCGGTcaaatttatttgtaaaatgTTGCAAGAAAATGGCAAAATAGTAAAACATAAATGAAGGGCAAAACTTGGAATTTTGA
This window encodes:
- the LOC131024071 gene encoding uncharacterized protein LOC131024071 — protein: MVGSMEVAKTVIEVADVAWTAVESCHHHLHHDGPKPPPQESIERADLDIECLRAENERLRLLLEKNLNLLQEISSSPTLMHSCPSDLNDRILGAVKSESFLNELEFLRQNSTCTFPFHEPSGADLERAEVLINMDHEEPSWWVWVTDDMVPKNTEEKSGIDNENYVIVTEEHVVDGVATFMARCILANPKSMNLTPLELQQALMKALKGMNKLEKMIDIWHAGKLFYTLAMWGLTLASLYQGRAILRLATLGVHHSSKAALQIL
- the LOC131024087 gene encoding gamma-glutamylcyclotransferase 2-3 — encoded protein: MWVFGYGSLIWKAGFPYDERVVGFIKDYRRVFYQGSTDHRGTPEFPGRTVTLEPAKGEVCWGAAYKIVNKEDQLTALEHLEVREKQYDMKAYVDFFTDAASSTPFVSNVMVYIASADKKLNQNYLGPASLEEIAIQIVRAKGPSGPNREYLFKLESALIQIGCEDKHVRDLADEVRRILSLQGELID
- the LOC131007745 gene encoding uncharacterized protein LOC131007745, translating into MERFNKALMAKWIWRFLTEKDSLWARVVRACKGEMNWDEGGFRIDGHRDMRAGWWKKVLSSIVNEGKPDGWKWKATPNGIFMSKGLDFKRIWKAPTAHKAKTTAWRIMNGKMATVDNLLKRKVPFPNSEHICALCQVPPENTNHLFFSCQKSAEIWYELLSWFGKQSVLQSNAIDQYLAFTNIGHKKDAHFLVGVWICTVWSIWKERNELRFNNGKWDKGKMVADIKSRLWSWKQAYNMNTAPDDFRSWFIAVRLENSASNSDTGMLPSHVS